In the Arachis hypogaea cultivar Tifrunner chromosome 20, arahy.Tifrunner.gnm2.J5K5, whole genome shotgun sequence genome, TTGTTTTAAGGTattgagacagaaattaaaaGACTGAGACTCACTATCATGTTTGTTGCTTCAGAGACTTCAGATTCGACTTCAGATGAAGAAGAGGAGGGTTTGGAAACCATTTGCGGTTGAAGCTTTCTGGGAACCAGCACGTGCTTGTCACGTTTATCTTCGCCTTCATCTGTGTCTTCGTCTTCGTTGGATGAAGCAACTTCATCCTCTTCCTCGCtgctatctttttcttcttcatggtCAGAGTCTTTAAGAGGAACCACATACTTCTGCTTCGCCATAAAAATTGGGAGATTCAGgagaaaaaatgtgaatttaggattagggtttGAGTTAGATTCACTCTGTGGAGTGTGGAGTGTGGACTGTATTGGCAATGTCTGCAGTGATGTGGTGACTGGTGAATTTTAAAGGCATGATTAGTAaagtataattaaatatttttaatgttcaaataaaaaattaaaagatggcaaaaaaattaattcttcaTCTCTTGCCAttcatatttaatataattgtaaaaggtttagtttttatgaaacaaaatttttaaaaaatcagttCCTACCAGCCTATTGCCACTCCTAAATACATGTTAACTACCATGCAAATCAACACTAATGAATATAGTAAAAACAGTTTTTTGATCGTGCTTGTGCTATTTATGGGCCTTCATTGGGTAGGAATGTTTCGGCCCAGAAGTTGAAAATGATTTGGGTCACCCAATATCCAAAAGAATCAAAACAATTTTAATAAGATGAAAACTCAACTAACCAACTTGAATTGGTTGAGTGGTCAACTCACTCGTCCACTTAAATAAGTGTCGGGAATTCGAATTTCGTCTTGTGCATGTAGGAATCTattggccagcggcagacccTCAACTTCACTCCTCAGGTTTTATTATTCAATGTGGATCgtatcaaattttcaaaagttgTAAAGGGGTAATTTAAAGTCCAAACAATTTAATTATGAAAGTTACCCTAAATTCTTTATAAATCAAATCTaatcaaattaaatgataaaatttaaaataatttttattatgttaaatcaatttaattaaatttaattaataaaaaaatttaaatatttaacatTACTTAAAAAAACCTACTCTTACTCCGACTGAAAAATGGCATGCGTAATATTAGCATTCAAACATCCGAtaagagattaaaaaaaaaagaaaaagaaaagaaaacagccAATAAGTGAGAGTCCTTAGCTACGAAGGAGAAACTGAAAAGctaatatcaaaagcctagtagAGGAGGCTCATATTATTTGTAAactaaaattagataattaattatttttatatattaaattgcgAGCTTTTATTTTTTACTCATCCAAACTTAAAATAGATACTATCACTGGATAATTAAGTGAgagtcaaaattatttttttggatagTAATTTTTCCTTACTAAACAAATATCTCACTCACTTAATTTTTCAGTTCTAGATCAAATAACAAAAGTCAAATAATACCAAATCAATTCGAAATATTTCTAAATATATTTTAACCATTAAAAATTAGTTTGCCTATTAAGTATTAACTAGAAAATAATATTGGGATGAATCATTGAATCCACTAGTGAGtgaattttgctttgtttgtaaAAGTCAACCCAACTTGGTCATGGAGGAAGTTACCGACACCAAACCAATGAGCTTCATGGTTGCTACCTCGCAGCTTCCCCAAAACGCTGAAAATCACATCaaccattctttaatttccaatATTCTCACAATTTCCCGTTCTATATAAACACATAAAGCGTCTCAGCCACACTACTTGATACTTTGGTAGTGAGTGTTTATCAATGGCAACAAGTTCAAGTTCAAGTTCAAGTTCAAGTTCAAGTTcaagatcaagcaacaatggcaAAGCCATAGGAATTGATCTTGGCACAACCTACAGTTGTGTTGCAGTGTGGCAAAACAACCACGTTGACGTCATTCCAAACGAACAAGGCAACCGCACCACTCCTTCTTGCGTTTCATTCACTCACACTCAAAGATTACTAGGCGATGCCGCCATTAACCAACTCTCCTTGAATCCACTCAACACTGTCTTCGATGCCAAACGCTTGATCGGTCGCAGGTTCAACGACCACTCAGTTCAAGAGGACATGAAGCTGTGGCCTTTTAAGGTTGTCCCTGATCCTAACAACAGCAACAAACCACTCATTCTTGTTAACTATAAGTGTGAAGAGAGATACCTTGCACCTGAAGAGGTGTCTTCCATGGTGCTTTTCAAGATGAAGGAGGTTGCTGAAGCTTACTTAGGCCATTCTGTGAAGAATGCAGTCATCACTGTCCCTGCTTACTTCAACAACTCTCAGAGACAAGCCACCAAAGACGCCGGAAGAATCGCCGGCCTTAACGTTATGAGGATCATAAACGAGCCTACTGCTGCTGCCATTGCTTATGGCTTCGACAAGAAGAGTTGGAGGGAAGGTGAGTGGCTATAATGCAAGaattgttatgattttctttcttaTGGAATATGATGCTTGTGTTTGTGGATCATAGGTGAGAAGAATGTGCTTGTGTTTGATCTTGGTGGTGGCACTTTCGATGTTTCATTAGTAACAATTGATGAAGGGATGTTCAAGGTGAAGGCCACTTTGGGAGACACACATTTGGGAGGTGAAGATTTTGATAACAAAATGGTGAACCATTGCGTTGAATTGGTAAAAGGGAGGTACAAGAAGGACATTAGTGGGAATGTGAAAGCATTGAGGAGGTTAAGGTCACATTGTGAGAGGGCCAAGAggaatctctcttccatttcaCAAACAAGAATCGAAATCGATGCTTTGCACGAAGGGATTGATCTTTACCTTACTGTTACTAGAGCTGCATTTGAGGAATTGAACAAGGACTTGTTCAAAAAGTGCATGGAGACAGTGGAGAAATGCCTAATTGAGGCTAAGGTACTATCATTGAACAAATAATTTTAAGTTTCTGAATAATCTTATCACaaagttttgtatttttttcttatacTTATATGTTCATGTTTCTGTGCAACATACAAGGTTGACAAAAGGCAAGTACACGAGATTGTTCTTGTTGGTGGCTCTACTAGAATTCCGAAAGTTCAGCAACTCTTGAAGGAGATGTTCTGTGTCAATGGTATGGTTAAAGAGCTTTGCAAAAGCATCAATGCCGATGAGGCCGTGGCGTATGGTGCTGCGGTTCAGGCAGCCATATTGAGTGGTGAAAGAGACAAGAACGTGGAGGAGCTCTTATTGCTTGATGTGTTGCCGCTAAGCCTTGGAATTGAAGCTTCCGGTGGAGCCATGTCGGTTTTGATTCCTAAGAACACCATGATTCCGACCAAAAAAGAGAGGGTTTTTTATCCTTCATATGAGGATCAAAGCAGTGTTATGATCAAAGTGTttgaaggagaagaacaaaaaacaAAGGATAATGTCTTTCTCGGGAAGCTTGAGCTCCAAGCACCAAGAGGAACCTCACAGATCAATGTTTGCTTCGATATAAACATCGATGGCATTCTTGAGGTCACGGCTGAAGACAAAAGTTCGAGGGTGAAGAAAACGATCAAGATCAACCACAGGAATGGAAGGTTGAGGCCAGAAGAGTTGAAGAGAATGGTGAGAGATGCAGAGAAGTTTAAGGAAGATGATGAGGaagtaaagaagaaggagaaggcaaaGAACTCGCTTGAAAACTATGCATATGAAATGAAGCAAAAATTGAAGAATCTAGAGAAGAAAATTGAGGAGGCAATAGAATGGTTAGAGAGGAACCAGTTAGCAGAAGCAGAGGAATTTGAGTTCAGGAAGCAAGAACTGGAAGATGATCTGAAATCAGATTTTGTATCTAATGTTGTTCCAAACCCTGATGAGTCCAAGGTTCCAATATGGTGTACTTGGAGGGTTCCACCAAGTGGTTGGGTTTGTCTCAACACCGATGGTTCAGTGTTGCAGAAcagaaacaataacaacaaagcaGCATGTGGGGGTCTAGTTCGAGATTCCTCAGGTAGTTTCCTAGGTGGTTTTTCTGTTAAACTAGATCATGCCACGTCAGTTACAATGGCAGAGTTGTGGGGCGTTGTTCATGGACTCAATCTGGCTTGGGATCTTGGGTGTAGAAAAGTGAAGGTGGATATTGATTCTGGAAATGCTCTTGGATTGGTGAGGAATTGTCCTGTGGCTAGTGATCCTGCATTTGGGTTGGTTTCTGAGATTAATGCACTTGTGAGAAGGGATTGGTTGGTGGAATTCTCTCATATACTTAGAGAATCTAATCGTGCTGCTGACAAAATGGCTCATTTGGGACACACTTTGGATTCGGGTCTTAGTGTGAAGCGGTTCATGGAGGCACCCACTGCTGTTGTTGACATTCTTAATGATGATGTTGCTGGTGTTCCCTTACAACGTGGTGTTCATGCTCGTTAgcaaaattttcttcttcttgtcttTGTTTCCTGAAGAAAAAAGAAACGAATAATATATATCTTTAAGAACAAAGTTAGTGTCGAGTGAGTTAGAAGAATGTAACATAGGATTCTCTCCACTTTATATGCTTCTAAAAATGTGTATATACCTTGGTTGAAGTTATCAAATGTTTATGAATTATTTGCATGcatggaaaagtgcaaagttcctccATGATAAAGCAACGAAGAGATTCTATCTATGAGAATCAGTTACCCTATTTAATTGTCTCAAGTCAAGTATGAGTCTCCTACACTTCACTCCCTCTTTTTAATTCTATTGATTTTTTCTCATCATGCATTAAAAACAATCATTCATCCACATAGAAAGTTACCGCACTTGCTGGAAAATGGGAGATGAAAACCATATTCCTCACAACAATGATTGCAAAACCATCTCAGTTGAAGCAGGAGCTCATGATGCTAACTTCCATTCGCCTCTCGTTTCCTCTTACAATGATAGAATTCGTCCAATTCTTGATGCTTTTGAGGACCTAAGGCGTCTCAACATCACCAAACAAGGCATACAACTCCCAACCATTGTCGTTGTTGGCGACCAATCTTCCGGCAAGTCTAGTGTCCTTGAATCTCTTGCCGAAATTACCTTGCCCCGTGGACAAGGTATCTGCACTAGAGTACCCTTGATCATGAGGCTCCAACAGCATCCACTCCCAAAACCAGAGCTTGTGCTGGAGTACAATGGGAAAAGTGTTTCCACGGATGAGTCCCGTGTCTCCGACGCTATTAGAATAGCCACTGATGTGCTTGCAGGTGAAGGCAAAGGGATTTCTAACTCTCCATTAACTTTGCTGGTCAAGAAGAACGGTGTTCCTGATCTCACAATGGTTGGTCTCTTTGATGCATAAACACTTCAATTTTAGTCACATACGATTATTGTTTGTGTATTAAATGCATGTAAAGGTTATTCTAATTCTCAAAATTTTGGCTATGATTGTTCAACATAGGTTGATCTTCCTGGTATAACTCGGGTCCCGGTTCATGGCCAACCTGAGAATATCTATGACCAGATAGTGAACATCATAATGGAGTATATAAGGCCAGAGGAATCCATCATCCTCAATGTGTTGTCTGCAACTGTTGATTTTTCTACTTGTGAATCCATTAGGATGTCACAGAGTGTTGACAAGAAAGGAGTCAGGACTCTTGCTGTGGTCACAAAAGTTGATAAGGCTCCAGAAGGTCTTCTAGAGAAGGTTATGGCTGATGATGTCAACATTGGTCTTGGCTATGTTTGTGTCAGAAACCGCATTGGCAATGAGTCCTATGAAGAAGCAAGAATGGCAGAAGAAACACTGTTCCGAACTCATCCATTGCTATCCAATATTGATAAGTCCATAGTTGGTGTCCCAGTTTTGGCACAGAAGCTGGTTCAAATCCAAGCCAATAGCATTTCCAAATTATTCCCTGAGATTGTTAAGAAGATCAATGACAAACTCGGTTCTCATGTCTCTGAACTGGAGAAACTTCCCAAGAGTTTGACTTCTGTGGCTGAAGCTATGTCTGCATTCATGCATATTATTGGATCAGCCAAAGAGTCGCTAAGGAAGATTCTCCTAAGAGGAGAATTCGATGAGTACCCTGATGACAAACGCATGCATTGCACTGCTCGGCTGGTTCAGATGCTTGATCAGTACTCAAATGATCTCCACAACTATCAGGAAAGTGATTCAACCAAGAAGAACTTCTTGATGGAGGAAATCAAGGTGCTGGAAGAAGCCAAATGGATTGGACTCCCAAACTTTGTGCCGCGCAGCACTTTTCTTACTCTGCTACAAAACAGAGTGAAGGCAATATCAAGAATCCCGGTTGAGTTCATTGAGAGGGTTTGGGACTACCTACAAGAAGTGGTGGTTACTGTTTTGGTAAACCATTCAGAACACTATCACCAACTTCAAGTGGCTGTGCGAAGATCAGTGCAGAATGTTATTTCCAGCATGAAGGATAAGTCTATGAAACATGTGATGGAGGTTGTTGAAATGGAAAAGATAACAGATTACACTTGTAACCCCGACTACATTCGCGATTACAAGAAGCTCATGGCCAATGAGATTGAATTCACAGAAGATGTTTTGCATTGCAAGGGTAATACTAAAAACCCATGTTGGGTGAATCTTGAAGGTTTTGGAGAAGTTGAGGTTAGTCATCTGAGGCAGTATCCATGTTTGATTTCTCAGGCTTTTGACTTGAGAATGAGGCTAATTTCCTATTGGAAGATCGTGCTGAGAAGGATTATTGACAGCACTGCATTGCATTTGCAGTTCAACATTAACAGCCTTGTGAACAAGGATCTTGGAGAGAAAATTGTGAATGAGATGGTGAATCCATATGGTGGTGGAATTGAGAGGTTGTTGGAGGAAAGTCCATCGACTGCGAGTAAGCGCGAAAGGCTTAAGAAGAGTGTAGAAGTGCTCAGGGAAAGCAAGGATGTTGTGGCTCGAATCATGGATAGAATTTCTGCTGATGCAGATTAGAATTTGCAGCAAGTCTGGTTTGATGTTTGTGAATTTGTGTTACTTCCAGTACAAAAATTCTATTTGTACAGTGTCTACGTCTATGTGAATCCCAATCTTTAGATACAAAAATGCTTTTGTACACAAATATATGTATTGTACCACTATGCTATTTGCTAAGACTAATCAACTAAGGATGAATATTTAACTTGATAAAGGGGAAATCTCAGAATGAGCTAATTCCTCAATAGAACTTGTGTAATTATTATCACCAGATATTGAGCTGAATGTATGTGGTGTTGCTGAATTTGGGGTCTGGTTTACACTGAAACCCTGTTTTGATTTATGTTGATGGAAGTCTCTTAAGGCTTTAAACCTCAAATCCTCATTGCAGGAACTTGGATCTGGAACCATATCCGGAATAGCTGCATGACCTTCAAGCATATTCACAACCTCAGACATTGTAGGTCTGAGTGATGGTGATGCATTTGTGCATAGTAGTGATACTTTGACCACCATTTCTGCTTCTGTTATAATGTCCTCTGGCCCCAAGCTTTCATCAATCAGTTTAACTAAGTTCTGTTTTTTGTGCAATTGGCATGCCTACAATATGAATAGTTGTTGTTGTTTACTTGTTTTACGGACAAAGTGACTAAATAATTATACTGCATAATTGTGTTTAACTATGAGATaagtaattaaacaaaaatgGAGCATTATTTATAATTGAATAACAAAACTAGGAGAGTTGAACATACCCAATCCAAAAGGCAAACGCTTTCATCATCTGGTAAATAATTGTTGTTGCTTTTTCCACTAACAATTTCTAAGGCCACGACTCCAAAGCTGTAAACATCAGCTTTGTATGTAAGATATCCCCATAGTGCATATTCTGGTGCCATATATCCGCTGCAAAGAAAAAAGATAATTATATCTAGACCCATGTAAACTAATATCATTTTTATCTTTATGATAACGAAAAGACTACGAACATAGTTCCGGCAACTCGGGTAGTTATATGTGTCTTCTCATCTTCATGAAGCTTAGCCAATCCAAAGTCAGATATCTTAGGATTTAGTTCACCATCAAGTAACACATTAGAAGCCTTGATATCTCTGTGAACTATCTTGAATCTtgattcttcatggagaaatgcTAGACCCTTTGCTATGCCAATGCAGATCCTAAACCTTGTTGGCCAGTCTATCTTAAGCTGATTGGTTTCACTACCTACGAATCAATAATTTTAAACACTTCTAAGACAAATGAATGAATCAGAAGCCTAACATGTTCAATCTCTAAGTTAGTTCTTAAACATTGGCAGGACCTCGGCACACACAAGGTATCGAGAAATTCATGGCAAAGTCATACTCACCAAATAAAGCACGGGAAAGACTATTATTTTCCAGGTACTCATATACTAATAGAAGTTGTTCCCCTTCTGTGCAGTATCCATAAAGCTTTACAAGGTTGGGATGTTGCAAACAAGATATCAAGCCTATTTCATTTAAGAATTCGCGATTTCCTTGCCTTGACTTTGATGATAGTTGCTTAACTGCTATAACAGTACCATCAGGCAGTTGACCCTGACATTCAAATTGTCAGAAACCACTTATATCAAACATATAAGCAGATttcattttgacaaaaataagcaTTTAGAAGTTATCCAAAAACCTTGTATACAGGACCGAAACCGCCTTCTCCAATCTTGTTAACAGAAGAAAAGTCATCAGTGGCTGCTCTCAGCTGCTCTAAGCTAAAAGTTCCTGACTGAATATCTCCACCTTTTGTACCTATCAATTGGAGCAAGATAAATTTATAAGCATATTAGTTTGAGATTGTTGCAACTTTTGAAGTGTTAAGAGACTGGGTTCACCACCTTTCCGTCgcaattttcttttgaaaaagcCTTTCCACCAAATGAATCCAAACAAAAGAAGAATGAAGCATAGAGCCCCAGCTACACTTGCAATTATTACAGAAACAGGAACCTTCTTTCCATCGTTTGAGCAAGTTCTAGAGTCTGTTCAAACCACAGATAGATATCATATTATATTTATGACAGTACTGGACATCATGCAGATTAGTGTTGAAAATA is a window encoding:
- the LOC112784773 gene encoding heat shock 70 kDa protein, which translates into the protein MATSSSSSSSSSSSSRSSNNGKAIGIDLGTTYSCVAVWQNNHVDVIPNEQGNRTTPSCVSFTHTQRLLGDAAINQLSLNPLNTVFDAKRLIGRRFNDHSVQEDMKLWPFKVVPDPNNSNKPLILVNYKCEERYLAPEEVSSMVLFKMKEVAEAYLGHSVKNAVITVPAYFNNSQRQATKDAGRIAGLNVMRIINEPTAAAIAYGFDKKSWREGEKNVLVFDLGGGTFDVSLVTIDEGMFKVKATLGDTHLGGEDFDNKMVNHCVELVKGRYKKDISGNVKALRRLRSHCERAKRNLSSISQTRIEIDALHEGIDLYLTVTRAAFEELNKDLFKKCMETVEKCLIEAKVDKRQVHEIVLVGGSTRIPKVQQLLKEMFCVNGMVKELCKSINADEAVAYGAAVQAAILSGERDKNVEELLLLDVLPLSLGIEASGGAMSVLIPKNTMIPTKKERVFYPSYEDQSSVMIKVFEGEEQKTKDNVFLGKLELQAPRGTSQINVCFDINIDGILEVTAEDKSSRVKKTIKINHRNGRLRPEELKRMVRDAEKFKEDDEEVKKKEKAKNSLENYAYEMKQKLKNLEKKIEEAIEWLERNQLAEAEEFEFRKQELEDDLKSDFVSNVVPNPDESKVPIWCTWRVPPSGWVCLNTDGSVLQNRNNNNKAACGGLVRDSSGSFLGGFSVKLDHATSVTMAELWGVVHGLNLAWDLGCRKVKVDIDSGNALGLVRNCPVASDPAFGLVSEINALVRRDWLVEFSHILRESNRAADKMAHLGHTLDSGLSVKRFMEAPTAVVDILNDDVAGVPLQRGVHAR
- the LOC112784775 gene encoding dynamin-related protein 4C — translated: MGDENHIPHNNDCKTISVEAGAHDANFHSPLVSSYNDRIRPILDAFEDLRRLNITKQGIQLPTIVVVGDQSSGKSSVLESLAEITLPRGQGICTRVPLIMRLQQHPLPKPELVLEYNGKSVSTDESRVSDAIRIATDVLAGEGKGISNSPLTLLVKKNGVPDLTMVDLPGITRVPVHGQPENIYDQIVNIIMEYIRPEESIILNVLSATVDFSTCESIRMSQSVDKKGVRTLAVVTKVDKAPEGLLEKVMADDVNIGLGYVCVRNRIGNESYEEARMAEETLFRTHPLLSNIDKSIVGVPVLAQKLVQIQANSISKLFPEIVKKINDKLGSHVSELEKLPKSLTSVAEAMSAFMHIIGSAKESLRKILLRGEFDEYPDDKRMHCTARLVQMLDQYSNDLHNYQESDSTKKNFLMEEIKVLEEAKWIGLPNFVPRSTFLTLLQNRVKAISRIPVEFIERVWDYLQEVVVTVLVNHSEHYHQLQVAVRRSVQNVISSMKDKSMKHVMEVVEMEKITDYTCNPDYIRDYKKLMANEIEFTEDVLHCKGNTKNPCWVNLEGFGEVEVSHLRQYPCLISQAFDLRMRLISYWKIVLRRIIDSTALHLQFNINSLVNKDLGEKIVNEMVNPYGGGIERLLEESPSTASKRERLKKSVEVLRESKDVVARIMDRISADAD